CCAGATCGTGCTCACCACGCCCATCCCCGGCGTCCCGTCCGACAGCGACCTGACCGTCCGTGCCGCCCGCCTGCTGCAGCAAGCCAGCGGCTGCACTCAAGGGGCGACGATCGAACTCGACAAAAAGCTGCCGATGGGTGGCGGACTCGGCGGCGGCAGTTCCGATGCAGCCACTGTGCTGGTCGCACTCAATCACCTCTGGCAAACCGGCCTCTCGCGTCCGGTGCTGGAAAAACTGGGGCTGACGCTGGGCGCCGATGTCCCAGTGTTCGTACACGGCCGCAACACCTTCGCCGAAGGCATCGGCGAAGCTTTCACCGATGTCGAGCTGCCGGCAGCGAGCTATCTCGTCCTGCATCCTGCGGTCAACGTCCCGACGCCGGCCATTTTCGGGGCCGCCGAACTCAAACGCGACACACCGGCCATCGCACCGGGCGACTGGCGCCATGGCGATGGACACAATGATC
The sequence above is drawn from the Dechloromonas sp. TW-R-39-2 genome and encodes:
- the ispE gene encoding 4-(cytidine 5'-diphospho)-2-C-methyl-D-erythritol kinase, producing the protein MNDWNWDSQWPAPAKLNLFLHVVGRRADGYHLLQTVFRFIDRADQLRFSPRSDGQIVLTTPIPGVPSDSDLTVRAARLLQQASGCTQGATIELDKKLPMGGGLGGGSSDAATVLVALNHLWQTGLSRPVLEKLGLTLGADVPVFVHGRNTFAEGIGEAFTDVELPAASYLVLHPAVNVPTPAIFGAAELKRDTPAIAPGDWRHGDGHNDLQTVACAKFPAVAEHLDWLRQYAPQAMMTGSGACVFAEFASRSTAETVFAQLPAGMTGWLAEGLPEHPLAKI